TTGAATGCAGCTATGCCGTCTACGAATATAGAGCCCTATGAGAGAAATCAAGACTAATTTGATCGCTTATCTTAAAGTAACCTACCAAGAGTCAGTACTTGCTAATTTAGCTTCATGGTTTGACATCATTTTCTTGGGTTTGCAGGAAGAGGCTTTTGGGTGTGCTTTAGTAGAACTATAGTAAGTCAAAACGAGATGTTACTGGGCTACTGggacaaaatcaaatcaagcaGTCTTATCAAAAATGATTATGGGACTATTTTTTAGAACAAAATATGAATACTTAATCATCATAAAACTCTACAGAGTGAGTTCACCAGTTCCAATGTTAGACAACAAGCAATTATTTTTGACtaccattttttattattattgtcgaAGAGGAATCTATCCTTGTTGAAAACAAAGCTTCAAGTTCAAACGTTTCAAGAATGATCTTTTTGAATGTTAAAACAATAATGCACAATAAGATGATTAAAATGTGACCTTCTAAATCATTTTAATAGTTTAAGGGAGAATGAATGATAATTGCATTTCCATTGCCATGGTGTCCACAGCTCTGCTCTTCCCTCAAAGATTAGAAACATTGACATGAAGTCAATATGAGTGATCAGTGCATGAAGCTCCCCGAGGCTGGATTCACACTGCATGGTTCATCTGACTCAATTCCATATTTTCGTTCTCAAGTGGCACTTTCTGGATCGGCATCGTGGCAGTAAAGAGAAAAAGCCACATGGACTTGTCAGCGTATACTAATTTGGATTCCTATCAGTGCGACCGTGGCATAAATAGGCAGCTTGGATCGATACACTGGTCGATACAATTGCATCTgctcaaacaacaacaataagcaCATTTTTTAATCTTTGTATTTTTAGTCTGTATGACCCTGTGGTAACTTTCAAAGTAAAAAATGGAAGCAATATTTCCACACAAGCAGAAATCCTAATTACCATATGTGGGTTGAATTATGTCCCCTGTATTACTTTTTGTCACGACAAACTTAATTAGAAGCCTGCTTCGGATAATTGGTCGGATATTTGAAATTGGACTTCTTCATTTCTTTTATCCATGAATTTCATGGATGTCTTCAGTGAGAGTATCACCCCTGCTCCTTTCCCTTTTCTTCCAGCGAATAACCACTCCTCTCTTTATCTCGGGACTAATTAAATCACAGTGTGGCGCCTCAGCAGCATTTTGACCTCTGTTAAACTGTTCAGATGACTTCAGATGCTATATTTATCATTTTCCAACGAttcacaaaaatatatttttttgtgatacAAAGTAGCTACTCATGACAATCAGAGTGAAGTTGAACTTGAATGAGTTGAAATATGTGCTAAAACAAAGTTCACTTTAAGGTTGATTTTCCATTTCACACTTAAACATTGTTAATTACAAAAaagatttatgtatttatgtgttTATGATTCATGTGTGTCGTTATTACAAGGCTTAACTAAGCAAGACTATAtgctatatataaatatatgcgATAAAGGTCACAAAAGCTAAAGGTCAAATACTTCCGAAGAATCCCTAATAagaatttaaataaaatgtgctTATCTGTCCTTTGCAAGTATGGCAAAATTACTTTTCATACATTGAATGAAGTGCCTTTGATACCTACCTTAAAGTGACAAAATACGTACCGGCGTTTAAATACTCCCCATCCAACCCGAAGAAGCACATAAGGGTTAGGTTGAATTTAATTCATATTGACCCGCTGAAGTCAGAACATCAATGTCGCTATCATTGGCTCGTTTAGGTATATAATTAACTGATTATATGGTTACATGCCGCTGCACCGGGGCTAGGGGGACTAAATCTGTGTTGCCCCACTTAAACCACTCCAGAATTGATTTGATATTCTAAAATATTGATAAATGATTTCCTCAGCCCCCATATCAGTCAAGTCTTGATTTAGCTCATGAAGAGAAAAAATAATACCTTCACCCTTAAAAGTGATGTCAGTAAGTACTTCATATTTCAGTTAATTTAAGAATTTTACTCAAGTACTACAAAGTGACTTTTACTCTTACCAGTCAATACATATTTGCACATTAACCCTAGTGTCACTTTCTGGTAGTGCACTTAACAgaggtattcttttttttccccgtgtggcgtcaaaacatttattttgaaaatattagCCGGAACTACAAATGTTTCCTGCTGCATTATTGCACAGAACAACACGTACAGTCTGTCGTACGTATGCATGATCTAAACATAAATACTATTTAATTTTGACTAACTTTTCGTGGTCAAACGTTCGCAGTCACTACGTTTGAATTCTAATTGCACTCAGACGTAATTACACTTGGAAACTAATAGAAATAGTAACTCTGACATTATGCATTCTTTCAGGAATGACTGTGCTCAATCTGTCCTTCGCTGCGTGTGGTTTTTTGGGCATCTACCACCTGGGAGCTGTGGGAGCTCTTCTTCGCCATGGGGACAAGCTGCTCGTCTCGCTCAAGTCCTGTGCAGGGTCTTCAGCTGGGGCCCTTGTTGCTGCCGTCATGCTTACGGCTCCTGAGAAAGTCAAGGTAGGTacctgtcaaactcaaggcccgggggccagatacggcccgctacataataaaatgagtttgactccCCCTATAGATTATATCCTAATTTGTGTCAGAGGATAGTTCCAGCCACAGAAAACATCTGAGTTCTCATTGCACACCTTAGCCaaacttgaaaaaaacaaaaacaacttggACCCATCGAAGCAGCGGCTTTTAGATGGTGGAGATTTCTGTTGTTTCCAAAAAATTATAGGTTTCCATGTGCGCGCTCGAATACTTTCTGCACTTCCCTCCTACTCTGTTATTGTTGTGTTGTGTATTGGTTGCTTCAAGCTGAGGCATGGCGTATTCCAGAATACAACCGTTCATACACAATGGCAGGTATTAACCCCCTCCCAGTTTGTGCTGTATTTCAATGTCAGCAGAGGAATCAGTGTCCAGTAAAGTCAGGAAGTCAAGTATTACTATTTGTCACAATAAGTTCAATTAAAAGCCCTCTAGAAAAAACTAAATGGTCTgttattaaatatttcataagcATATTGCTGCTCTGTTCTTTCTCTTTCAGCACTGCAAAGAATTTACATACAATTTTGCTGAGGATGTAAGACAACAGAGATTTGGAGCACTCACACCTGGATATCAGTTCATGTCAAAGCTGCGGTAACTACTACTCAACAGATATTGAATAAAAACAACTGAAGTAGGGAAAATCAAAAAACTAGACATCTGACACAAGTATCTGCCACTTTGCAGGGAAGGAATTGAGGAGATGCTGCCTGCTAATGCGCACGTTCTGGCATCTGATCGCCTCCATGTCTCATTGACTCATTCCAGAAGTGGCAAGAACCTCATTGTGTCCCGGTTTAATTCCAGAGAAGACCTCATACAGGTGCAAATATTTACTGGtggttattgttgtttttttctatgtaaagTGCAGCCAACAGTAACACGCCgaaaagaacacattttaatgaCTACACTCACAATGTCTACTCTCAGGTAGCGTCATCACAATTAAGGATTTTTCTGACAATTCTCCCTTCCCAGCCCTGTCCGTATGACGAATCAATCTTGAGTACTCAAAGACTCAGCAGGTGCAAAATAGATCAATGGCaagaagctttttttatttcaatacatttgagccatgtttttaaacatttgaacCTCTTGTTACAATATGAAGGGTCTCGATTACACTATCGCCATCGTGTGAACTTACTGGTAGAAAACATGAGTAGAGACAAAGCTTTCTTTTGTTACCCATTTGTCACCGCTCGCTGTGAGCTGCCTCCCAGCACTACTGTGGTCATCAGTTTTGCAACTCGCTGTGGTCTCAAGCGGGAtcctgataaaaaaataataaaaaaaataggatcAGAGTGTACGGCCTGAGCTATCAGAATCTTTACATAACTAATTATCTTCTTTTCACTCCGAAATATAACCACAAAATATAACCAACCGCCTTCAATCCAATTAAAACACCAAAATAAGCACATACAATGAAACAAATTATAACTAGGTCGATTTTGTATGTTGTCAAAACCATGATGGCTCAGTTAACTCAATCTCGCACGCAATATTACTGGCACTATTTCAACCCGTGAAGTTCAAATATTCAACGATTATTTGTCTTTGACCCGTTCTATGCTCCCCTAAGGCACTCCTGGCCAGCAGCTTTGTGCCAGTCTATGCTGGGCTCCAACCGGTCAGGTTCCAAGGAGAGGTACGTATTTCACCTTCTCACctatt
This region of Syngnathus typhle isolate RoL2023-S1 ecotype Sweden linkage group LG2, RoL_Styp_1.0, whole genome shotgun sequence genomic DNA includes:
- the pnpla4 gene encoding patatin-like phospholipase domain-containing protein 4, whose amino-acid sequence is MTVLNLSFAACGFLGIYHLGAVGALLRHGDKLLVSLKSCAGSSAGALVAAVMLTAPEKVKHCKEFTYNFAEDVRQQRFGALTPGYQFMSKLREGIEEMLPANAHVLASDRLHVSLTHSRSGKNLIVSRFNSREDLIQALLASSFVPVYAGLQPVRFQGEKWIDGGFTDSLPILPVGQTITVSPFAGQQDVSPLHKGHAFKSQLRLANMNIMFSMENIKRLNQALFPPPTNRMEFLCQEGFDDALRFLKTKGWMS